From a region of the Pseudomonadota bacterium genome:
- the hisC gene encoding histidinol-phosphate transaminase — protein sequence MFDVPLNNLVPAYIKGFEPYIPSKPDQELMKLYGCDHLYRLNNNENPLGPPAASQDIIRRFWPPKSGLYPSGDSYYMRKRLAEKYSLDPDQFLFGNGANEVIAFVIKAFCQEGDNIITADKTFAVYEWVATFSGFEARLVPLKDFGFDDNGMLEGIDARTKILFVCNPNNPTGTYWNAAKLRRFLDVIGGRQIVVIDEAYCEFVENPDFPDGIKLLEEYPNLVVFRTFSKMYGLAGLRIGYLVGNMEVVDVIRRTCVVYSVNTVAQDAALAAVDDNNHVQATRDLIRLEKAYLREELELLRLQVQSGEGCFIMIKLPVSDTLAYRKFMSQGVMIRSMTGFRFPNWIRVSIGKHEAMEAFVAALKHTLSSD from the coding sequence ATGTTTGATGTTCCGTTAAACAACCTTGTCCCTGCATACATCAAAGGGTTTGAGCCCTATATCCCGAGTAAACCCGATCAGGAACTGATGAAGCTCTATGGGTGCGACCATCTGTATCGCCTGAACAATAATGAAAACCCCCTGGGGCCGCCGGCTGCTTCTCAGGATATTATCAGACGTTTCTGGCCTCCCAAGTCCGGCCTGTATCCCAGCGGTGATTCTTATTACATGAGGAAAAGGCTTGCGGAAAAGTACAGCCTTGATCCTGACCAGTTTCTATTCGGCAATGGGGCTAACGAGGTCATCGCCTTTGTCATAAAAGCTTTCTGCCAGGAAGGCGATAATATTATAACTGCCGATAAGACCTTCGCCGTCTACGAATGGGTAGCTACATTCTCCGGTTTTGAAGCAAGGCTTGTGCCTCTAAAAGATTTCGGATTTGACGATAATGGTATGCTAGAAGGGATTGACGCACGCACAAAGATACTTTTTGTCTGTAATCCTAACAACCCTACCGGTACTTACTGGAACGCGGCAAAGCTCCGCCGTTTTCTGGATGTGATAGGCGGCCGTCAGATTGTGGTGATTGATGAGGCGTATTGCGAATTTGTCGAAAACCCAGATTTCCCTGATGGGATAAAACTCCTTGAAGAATATCCGAACCTTGTGGTGTTCCGAACCTTTTCAAAGATGTATGGTCTCGCAGGGTTACGCATCGGTTATCTCGTGGGAAACATGGAAGTTGTGGATGTTATACGGCGCACATGCGTGGTTTATTCAGTGAATACAGTGGCTCAGGATGCCGCCCTGGCGGCAGTTGATGATAATAATCACGTACAGGCTACCCGTGACCTTATAAGACTGGAAAAGGCCTATCTAAGAGAAGAGCTGGAGCTCTTGCGCCTTCAGGTTCAATCCGGAGAGGGGTGCTTCATAATGATTAAGTTGCCTGTGAGCGATACCCTTGCGTACCGGAAGTTTATGTCGCAGGGTGTTATGATCCGCAGCATGACAGGCTTCAGGTTCCCGAACTGGATACGCGTCAGCATAGGAAAACACGAAGCCATGGAAGCCTTTGTTGCAGCCCTGAAACATACCCTTTCATCCGATTGA
- a CDS encoding DUF192 domain-containing protein, whose protein sequence is MLLFLVFFKIFLLCNYVSADDRAITFYTEGMQKLCSFKTELAVTPEEHERGLMYRKSLAPDAGMLFVFKEDNVRFFWMKNTYVPLDMVFISSRLEVTGIYRSAKPLDEATLTSWSPAMYVLEINSGKADKCNIRVGSKIKFKNY, encoded by the coding sequence ATGCTCCTTTTTTTAGTGTTTTTCAAAATATTTCTGTTGTGCAACTACGTATCGGCAGACGATAGGGCTATTACCTTTTATACCGAAGGCATGCAAAAATTATGCAGTTTCAAGACTGAACTTGCCGTGACACCCGAAGAACATGAAAGAGGTTTGATGTACAGGAAATCGCTTGCACCTGATGCCGGTATGTTGTTTGTTTTCAAAGAAGACAACGTGCGGTTTTTTTGGATGAAAAACACTTATGTACCCCTCGATATGGTGTTTATAAGTTCAAGGCTTGAGGTAACCGGCATATATCGATCCGCAAAGCCCCTTGATGAAGCTACCCTAACATCTTGGTCCCCGGCTATGTATGTGCTGGAAATTAATTCAGGAAAGGCTGATAAATGTAATATCAGGGTTGGTTCAAAGATAAAATTCAAAAATTATTGA
- a CDS encoding DedA family protein, translated as MEFIKYILDFILHIDVHLGAIIKDYGLWTYLILFIIIFCETGLVVTPLLPGDSLLFAAGTFAAIGSLDVLWLFILLSAAAIAGDTVNYWIGCFVGPKVFHKDHVRFLKKEYLDRTHQFYEKYGGKTIIIARFVPIIRTFAPFVAGIGSMTYLKFISYNVIGGIAWIAICVFAGYFFGNLHFVRNNFSLVILAIIIISIMPGVVEIVKHKYARRL; from the coding sequence ATGGAATTTATTAAATATATATTGGATTTTATTTTACATATTGATGTGCATCTTGGCGCTATAATAAAAGATTACGGTCTCTGGACATACCTGATCCTTTTCATCATAATTTTTTGTGAAACCGGACTGGTAGTTACTCCATTATTGCCGGGAGATTCTCTCTTGTTTGCGGCCGGAACATTTGCCGCTATCGGATCACTGGATGTACTCTGGTTATTCATCCTTCTTTCCGCTGCTGCAATTGCAGGTGATACTGTAAATTACTGGATAGGTTGTTTTGTCGGACCAAAGGTTTTCCATAAGGATCATGTGCGCTTCCTGAAAAAGGAATATCTTGACCGTACACATCAATTCTATGAAAAGTATGGCGGTAAAACAATTATCATAGCAAGATTTGTCCCGATTATCAGAACCTTTGCGCCTTTTGTTGCAGGTATCGGCAGCATGACATACTTGAAATTCATAAGCTATAATGTCATCGGCGGCATTGCATGGATAGCCATTTGTGTTTTTGCAGGTTATTTTTTCGGCAATCTGCACTTTGTGAGAAACAATTTCAGTCTTGTGATACTTGCTATCATTATTATATCAATAATGCCGGGAGTTGTTGAGATAGTGAAGCATAAGTATGCAAGAAGGTTATAA
- a CDS encoding MFS transporter, whose protein sequence is MAQSENMFKKEFLILNSIFFLAAAIMAVFFQFQHYLQSLGIAFAWFGFLMGADSLASFVLQPFLSVYLNINNARKWLLISISGMAVMLFSYKFALSLPSLIVVRILHGAAFVCLMSTIMAMLVNYIPSEKSGQAFGLVSIVRLVPYSIVPPILTATNKTPADFQATLMYSALLMVLSLSLVSQIKPSQPVGQDRSCNQQGINIQGLFDNLKDKGIAVLFAVNLLLYSTYTIIFFFIKEYSHTKGIENPGYFFTIATAVMIGIRLIGGTFFDRLNKATLTALCMAGLALCYTLVAHILNTGMFYILAFFIGLGWGIVMPLLNALMFDFSPPRFRGTNLNLSLVMMQGGFFIGPFLGGVLIGRWGYNSIFYLCGILSIFAAVLMHTIIKRRPL, encoded by the coding sequence ATGGCACAGTCTGAAAATATGTTTAAAAAAGAGTTTCTGATCCTTAACAGCATCTTTTTCTTAGCTGCCGCTATTATGGCCGTCTTTTTTCAATTCCAGCACTATCTTCAGTCATTGGGCATTGCTTTTGCGTGGTTCGGATTTCTCATGGGCGCAGATTCTCTGGCAAGTTTTGTGCTCCAGCCTTTTCTTTCCGTATACCTGAACATTAATAACGCCAGAAAATGGCTCTTGATCAGCATATCCGGAATGGCTGTCATGTTGTTTTCCTACAAATTTGCATTGAGCCTTCCGTCGCTCATTGTCGTTCGCATACTGCACGGCGCTGCTTTTGTATGCCTAATGTCTACCATAATGGCAATGCTGGTTAATTATATACCTTCAGAAAAAAGCGGACAGGCATTCGGGCTCGTATCTATTGTAAGGCTCGTCCCTTACTCAATAGTACCGCCCATTCTCACGGCAACAAATAAAACACCGGCAGATTTTCAGGCAACCCTGATGTACAGTGCGCTTCTTATGGTCCTTTCTTTATCGCTGGTATCTCAGATTAAACCTTCTCAGCCTGTCGGGCAGGACCGCTCCTGCAATCAACAGGGCATCAACATACAGGGGCTATTTGACAACCTAAAAGATAAAGGCATAGCTGTTCTATTTGCTGTCAATCTTTTATTATACAGCACATATACGATCATCTTTTTTTTCATAAAAGAATATAGTCACACGAAAGGCATAGAAAACCCCGGTTATTTTTTCACCATTGCAACTGCTGTTATGATCGGCATCAGGCTCATAGGCGGAACTTTTTTTGACAGGCTGAATAAGGCAACCCTTACTGCACTCTGCATGGCCGGACTTGCACTCTGTTATACACTGGTTGCCCATATCTTAAACACAGGCATGTTCTACATCCTTGCCTTTTTCATCGGCCTCGGATGGGGCATAGTAATGCCTCTCCTTAATGCCTTGATGTTTGATTTTTCCCCTCCCCGGTTCAGAGGGACTAATCTCAATCTCTCCCTTGTGATGATGCAGGGCGGATTTTTTATCGGGCCTTTTCTCGGGGGAGTTTTGATAGGCCGCTGGGGTTACAATAGCATTTTCTACCTCTGCGGCATACTGAGTATATTTGCCGCCGTGCTCATGCATACAATCATAAAAAGGAGGCCTTTATGA
- a CDS encoding xanthine dehydrogenase family protein molybdopterin-binding subunit produces the protein MAHKQECLRVGKTTPRADAYTKVTGEEKYAADYYGETFLWAGLKRAGIPHALLKNIHTQKAQSVPGVVAVMTYRDIPGINRIGVIRKDQPVLADTKICHCGEPLALILAENKEALTQAIQNISFDYELLPGIFDVEEALDNNAPRVHEDNPEGNVIRTVSVVTGIGADALQGCYAAVEGFFDMPIQEHAYLETEAGWAYQKTDGGIVIVASTQTPFRDCFEIAPVLGIDMEKIRVIAPYLGGAFGGKDGITVQCLLGLAVLHSQGRPVKMWWDREESFLAGVKRLSTRMYYRLGANIDGELQALECRLYYNGGGYASLGGEIMTLGVEHAGSAYRIPNVSIKGWCVYTNNPVGGPFRGFGVPQVTAAMEQMMDMLAGKLGMDPLDLRLKNVVRRGDKNSLGVTLTHSVGAAQCLETISDHPLWQDKDQWKKNAGLHKIRGVGIACMGHAMGYPPIVPDQAFAKIEITDKGKIRVYAGVVDMGQGNASTYVQIAGHILRQDASMMELVLPDTALTLPCGSSSASRTTYTYGNALIGAARALSVRILDKAPTFVEGSTTDDFTLEPGFIKHTPSGRKIPLIDIARLFDDSERVCTDYFRMPTAQEKLDIIYMGPHLIYSYGAHLAYVEVDTLTGIIEVKKYLAVTDAGKVLNPQAYEQQIQGSVAQGIGYALTEAFQIRDGRIMTENLATYTIPTSMDVPEIISIPVEIEEESGPFGMKGVGEIAMSGAVPVIANAIADGCRIRAFSAPFTGEKMLTMLIDNKNNRCPH, from the coding sequence ATGGCACATAAGCAGGAATGTCTTCGGGTCGGCAAAACAACACCAAGAGCAGATGCCTATACCAAGGTAACTGGTGAGGAAAAATATGCTGCCGACTACTACGGAGAAACATTCCTTTGGGCCGGTCTAAAAAGGGCCGGCATACCCCATGCGTTGCTGAAAAATATCCATACTCAAAAGGCGCAAAGCGTCCCTGGCGTGGTTGCTGTCATGACCTACAGGGATATTCCCGGCATAAACAGAATCGGGGTAATCCGTAAAGACCAGCCTGTACTTGCAGATACAAAAATATGCCATTGCGGTGAACCTTTGGCGCTGATACTGGCAGAGAATAAAGAGGCCCTGACACAGGCCATTCAAAACATCTCTTTTGATTATGAGTTATTGCCGGGGATATTTGACGTAGAGGAAGCTCTTGACAACAATGCCCCCAGGGTGCACGAGGACAACCCGGAAGGGAATGTGATAAGGACCGTATCAGTAGTAACCGGGATCGGGGCCGATGCCCTGCAGGGATGCTATGCGGCAGTTGAAGGCTTTTTCGACATGCCCATTCAGGAACATGCCTATCTTGAAACAGAAGCAGGCTGGGCATATCAGAAGACAGACGGGGGAATCGTCATTGTCGCCTCAACTCAGACGCCTTTCCGCGATTGTTTTGAAATCGCCCCTGTTCTCGGCATCGATATGGAAAAGATACGGGTAATAGCGCCCTATCTCGGCGGCGCCTTTGGCGGAAAGGACGGCATTACCGTGCAGTGTCTTCTGGGTCTTGCCGTGCTTCATTCGCAAGGCAGGCCGGTAAAGATGTGGTGGGATAGGGAAGAAAGTTTTCTGGCTGGTGTAAAACGCCTTTCAACACGGATGTATTACAGGCTTGGCGCAAATATTGACGGCGAACTCCAGGCGCTTGAATGCAGGCTTTACTACAACGGCGGCGGCTATGCATCCCTCGGAGGGGAGATTATGACCCTCGGGGTAGAACACGCAGGCTCAGCCTACCGTATACCCAATGTAAGCATTAAAGGCTGGTGCGTATATACCAATAATCCTGTCGGCGGGCCTTTCCGCGGATTCGGCGTGCCCCAGGTAACAGCAGCCATGGAACAGATGATGGATATGCTGGCCGGGAAACTCGGTATGGACCCCCTTGATCTGCGCCTTAAAAATGTTGTGCGAAGAGGCGACAAAAACAGCCTTGGCGTTACCCTTACACATTCCGTGGGGGCGGCGCAGTGTCTGGAAACAATCTCAGATCACCCTCTGTGGCAGGATAAGGATCAATGGAAGAAAAACGCCGGGCTTCATAAAATAAGGGGTGTAGGCATTGCCTGTATGGGCCATGCCATGGGTTATCCGCCGATTGTACCGGATCAGGCATTTGCGAAGATTGAGATTACCGATAAGGGCAAGATAAGAGTTTATGCAGGCGTAGTAGATATGGGACAGGGCAACGCAAGCACCTACGTACAAATTGCAGGTCACATCCTGAGACAGGACGCGTCCATGATGGAGCTGGTCCTGCCGGATACGGCACTTACATTGCCTTGCGGCTCCTCTTCGGCAAGCCGCACCACCTATACATACGGTAATGCCCTTATAGGAGCGGCGCGCGCCTTAAGCGTGCGCATATTAGACAAGGCACCGACCTTCGTTGAAGGGTCAACGACAGATGACTTTACTCTTGAGCCGGGCTTCATAAAACACACTCCATCAGGAAGGAAAATCCCTCTTATCGATATAGCACGTCTTTTTGATGATTCGGAACGGGTTTGCACAGACTATTTCAGGATGCCCACAGCCCAGGAAAAACTCGACATCATTTATATGGGCCCCCATTTAATATATTCCTACGGAGCGCATCTTGCATACGTGGAGGTCGATACATTGACCGGCATCATTGAGGTAAAGAAATATCTTGCAGTTACGGATGCGGGCAAGGTCCTGAATCCCCAGGCCTACGAGCAGCAGATTCAGGGCTCGGTAGCCCAGGGCATCGGTTATGCACTGACAGAGGCCTTTCAAATCCGGGACGGACGGATTATGACTGAAAACCTTGCAACATACACTATTCCCACGTCGATGGATGTGCCTGAAATCATATCCATCCCTGTGGAAATAGAAGAAGAATCAGGGCCTTTCGGCATGAAGGGTGTCGGCGAGATTGCTATGAGCGGGGCCGTGCCTGTGATAGCAAATGCCATAGCGGACGGATGCAGGATAAGAGCCTTCAGTGCACCCTTTACAGGTGAAAAGATGCTGACCATGCTGATTGATAATAAAAACAACAGGTGTCCCCATTGA
- a CDS encoding FAD binding domain-containing protein, translating into MKIAFILNNRCVEIEAGPRTRVIDILREDMHMTGTKEGCGAGDCGACTILVDGKSRLACLMLAPQLEGRCITTVEGLATKGKMHPLQEAFIEYGAVQCGFCTPGMVMAAASLLTTNSEPDRTEIQEALSGNLCRCTGYQKIVEAVEGAARKINAQGQAGVQDIFSTHVMPDTCLQVQGTPNEPFKPFEPFKPFEVEKGKCQASATTFVPETLNEAWCILENRPDTTLYAGGTDLLVKLRAAHVLHDAALICLERIEEIKVIYESAGHVFIGACCTHSQLLFNPLIQHRFPVLIKALKTLGSPPIRNMGTVGGNICTASPAGDTLPPLYVLDAEVEIRSRDKSRRMPINDFIVGPGKTNLKKGEILYGVWLQRDGDYSDYNIHHFEKVGQRRSLAISIASLAVLIKTTQTGIIEKARLAWGSVGPAIVTSADVEAALTGKPLSENTLKALIPIIKDTVSPIDDIRASAAYRRAVAGNLVFRLLG; encoded by the coding sequence TTGAAGATCGCTTTCATCCTCAACAACAGATGCGTTGAAATCGAGGCAGGCCCAAGGACAAGGGTGATAGATATTCTGCGTGAAGACATGCACATGACAGGCACAAAGGAGGGCTGCGGCGCAGGGGATTGCGGGGCCTGTACGATCCTTGTGGACGGGAAAAGCAGGCTCGCCTGTCTCATGCTTGCACCCCAGCTTGAGGGTCGGTGTATAACAACCGTCGAAGGACTGGCAACAAAAGGAAAGATGCACCCCCTGCAGGAGGCATTCATAGAATACGGCGCTGTACAGTGTGGATTTTGTACCCCCGGCATGGTTATGGCAGCAGCAAGTCTTCTCACGACAAACTCCGAACCTGACAGGACAGAAATACAGGAGGCCTTGAGTGGTAACTTGTGCCGCTGTACCGGTTATCAGAAGATTGTGGAAGCCGTAGAAGGGGCAGCACGCAAAATAAATGCCCAAGGACAGGCCGGGGTACAGGATATATTTAGCACACATGTTATGCCTGATACCTGCTTGCAGGTGCAGGGGACTCCAAATGAACCTTTTAAACCGTTCGAGCCGTTTAAACCGTTTGAAGTAGAAAAGGGCAAGTGCCAAGCCTCGGCAACAACCTTTGTACCCGAAACCCTAAATGAAGCATGGTGTATACTCGAAAATCGACCTGACACAACACTTTATGCCGGCGGCACAGACCTCCTTGTAAAATTAAGGGCTGCTCATGTATTGCATGATGCTGCTCTTATTTGTCTGGAGCGGATAGAAGAGATTAAGGTTATATATGAGAGCGCAGGTCATGTATTTATCGGTGCCTGCTGCACACATAGTCAACTGCTGTTCAACCCCCTTATCCAGCATCGGTTTCCCGTACTTATAAAGGCATTAAAAACATTGGGTTCGCCTCCGATAAGAAATATGGGCACTGTAGGCGGCAATATCTGCACAGCTTCCCCGGCAGGCGATACACTGCCGCCGTTATATGTACTGGATGCAGAAGTGGAAATACGCTCCAGGGATAAATCGAGACGTATGCCGATTAATGATTTTATTGTCGGCCCTGGAAAAACAAACCTGAAAAAAGGTGAAATACTCTACGGCGTATGGCTGCAAAGAGATGGTGACTATAGTGACTATAACATTCATCACTTTGAAAAGGTGGGGCAGCGGCGCTCCCTTGCCATATCAATTGCAAGCCTTGCAGTTCTTATAAAGACTACACAAACCGGGATTATAGAAAAGGCGAGGCTTGCCTGGGGAAGCGTCGGCCCTGCCATAGTAACATCTGCGGATGTCGAAGCGGCGCTAACAGGGAAACCTTTATCCGAAAATACGCTTAAAGCTTTGATACCAATTATTAAAGACACGGTCTCCCCCATTGACGACATACGGGCAAGTGCAGCGTACAGACGGGCTGTGGCAGGGAATCTCGTTTTCCGCCTGCTTGGGTAA